In one Cupriavidus taiwanensis genomic region, the following are encoded:
- the dksA gene encoding RNA polymerase-binding protein DksA, with protein MSSNKLLTEAEILKMSDKDYMNEAQLAFFKHRLEQLRDEILKNADQTTEHLRETVIVPDPADRATIEEEHALELRTRDRERKLLKKVEQSLQRIESGDYGWCEETGEPIGVPRLLARPTATLSLEAQQRRELRQKLFGD; from the coding sequence ATGAGCAGCAACAAACTTCTGACTGAAGCTGAAATCCTGAAGATGAGCGACAAGGATTACATGAACGAAGCGCAGCTCGCCTTCTTCAAGCACCGCCTTGAACAGCTGCGCGACGAAATCCTGAAGAACGCTGACCAGACCACGGAACACCTGCGCGAAACCGTGATCGTGCCGGATCCGGCCGACCGCGCCACCATCGAGGAAGAACACGCGCTGGAGCTGCGCACGCGCGACCGCGAACGCAAGCTGCTGAAGAAGGTCGAGCAGTCGCTGCAGCGCATCGAGTCCGGCGACTACGGCTGGTGCGAGGAGACCGGCGAGCCGATCGGCGTGCCTCGCCTGCTGGCGCGCCCCACCGCGACGCTGTCGCTGGAAGCGCAGCAACGCCGCGAACTGCGCCAGAAGCTGTTCGGCGACTGA
- a CDS encoding CobW family GTP-binding protein, with amino-acid sequence MSKLIPVTILTGFLGSGKTTLLKRILNEQHGMKIAVIENEFGEENIDNEILVQDGREQIVQMSNGCICCTIRGDLVQALSTLLTRRDAGEIDFDRVVIETTGVANPGPVAQTFFMDEEIASRYLLDAVITLVDAKHAHLQLDKQEEAQRQVGFADAIFITKSDLVGEADVAELRHRLLHMNPRAPIRQVNFGAAPIDTIFDLRGFNLNAKLEIDPEFLRAEEHDHAHDHEHGDHCGADCGHDHDHGHGHGHAHDHHHHHHHTDRIASFVFRSDKPFHYGKLEEFLSGILAVYGEKLLRYKGVLYMEGVDRKVVFQGVHQLMGSDIGAKWEDETPGTRMVFIGVDLPRDAILKGLENCLA; translated from the coding sequence ATGTCCAAACTGATTCCGGTCACGATCCTGACCGGCTTCCTCGGCAGCGGCAAGACCACCCTGCTCAAGCGCATCCTGAACGAGCAGCACGGCATGAAGATCGCCGTGATCGAGAACGAGTTCGGCGAAGAGAACATCGACAACGAGATCCTGGTGCAGGACGGCCGCGAGCAGATCGTGCAGATGAGCAACGGCTGCATCTGCTGCACCATCCGCGGCGACCTGGTGCAGGCGCTGTCGACGCTGCTGACGCGCCGCGACGCCGGCGAGATCGACTTCGACCGCGTGGTGATCGAGACCACCGGCGTGGCCAACCCCGGCCCGGTGGCGCAGACCTTCTTCATGGACGAGGAAATTGCCTCGCGCTACCTGCTCGACGCGGTGATCACACTGGTCGATGCCAAGCACGCCCACCTGCAGCTGGACAAGCAGGAAGAGGCGCAGCGCCAGGTCGGCTTTGCCGACGCCATCTTCATCACCAAGTCCGACCTGGTCGGCGAAGCCGACGTGGCCGAGCTGCGCCACCGCCTGCTGCATATGAATCCGCGCGCGCCGATCCGCCAGGTCAATTTCGGCGCGGCGCCGATCGACACCATCTTCGACCTGCGTGGCTTCAACCTGAACGCCAAGCTGGAGATCGATCCCGAATTCCTGCGCGCCGAGGAACACGACCACGCGCACGACCATGAGCACGGCGACCATTGCGGCGCCGACTGCGGCCACGACCACGATCATGGCCATGGGCATGGCCATGCGCACGACCACCATCACCACCATCACCACACCGACCGCATCGCGTCGTTCGTCTTCCGCAGCGACAAGCCGTTCCACTACGGCAAGCTGGAGGAATTCCTGTCCGGCATCCTGGCGGTCTACGGGGAAAAACTGTTGCGCTACAAGGGCGTACTATATATGGAGGGGGTGGACCGCAAAGTGGTGTTCCAGGGCGTTCACCAGCTGATGGGCAGCGACATCGGTGCCAAGTGGGAAGACGAGACCCCGGGCACGCGCATGGTGTTCATCGGCGTGGACCTGCCCCGCGACGCCATCCTCAAGGGCCTGGAGAACTGCCTGGCCTGA
- a CDS encoding Fur family transcriptional regulator yields MTRPSPDRPALAPEPASPTPAALEAAHERLRRLGARVTQPRLCILACLIGSDEALTHQAVIDRLPEAGETIDRVTVYRVLDWLVDQGVAQKRAGNDRVFRFSLVEHEAARAQEHRQHSHFHCTRCDRTFCLDDAAAPAHPAAPRVPSGFAIEHVELTVNGVCAECGKRTRAAH; encoded by the coding sequence ATGACCCGTCCCAGTCCGGACCGGCCGGCCCTGGCGCCGGAACCGGCAAGCCCGACCCCGGCGGCCCTCGAGGCCGCCCACGAGCGCCTGCGCCGGCTGGGTGCGCGCGTGACCCAGCCACGGCTGTGCATCCTGGCCTGCCTGATCGGCAGCGATGAGGCACTGACCCACCAGGCCGTGATCGACCGCCTGCCCGAGGCCGGCGAGACCATCGACCGCGTCACCGTCTACCGCGTGCTGGACTGGCTGGTGGACCAGGGCGTGGCGCAGAAGCGCGCCGGCAACGACCGCGTGTTCCGCTTCAGCCTGGTCGAGCACGAAGCCGCGCGCGCCCAGGAGCATCGCCAGCACAGCCATTTCCACTGCACCCGCTGCGACCGCACCTTCTGCCTGGACGATGCCGCCGCCCCGGCGCACCCGGCCGCGCCGCGCGTGCCCAGCGGCTTTGCCATCGAACATGTCGAACTGACCGTGAACGGCGTCTGCGCCGAATGCGGCAAGCGTACCCGCGCCGCCCACTGA
- a CDS encoding alpha/beta fold hydrolase, which translates to MLNDASALLFPNFEPFRQQVGEVEIAGVRGGSGPPLLLLHGHPQSHLIWHRVAPELADHFTVIATDLRGYGSSAAPPGNAGHERYSKRTMAQDQVALMAALGYPRFALCGHDRGARVSHRLCLDHPEAVSRAMLLDIAPTLAMYERTSMAFAAAYWHWFFLIQPAPFPETLINAEPDFYIQKLMGLRHAGLAAFAPDAMAAYTAAMRDPARVHAMCEDYRAAATIDLEHDRADREAGRRLALPLRVLWGEHGVVARCFEPLALWQEVAADVSGRALPCGHYIPEEAPEPLLEEMLGFFR; encoded by the coding sequence ATGCTGAATGACGCGAGCGCGCTGCTGTTCCCGAATTTCGAACCGTTCCGGCAACAGGTCGGCGAGGTCGAGATCGCCGGGGTGCGGGGCGGCTCGGGGCCGCCGCTGTTGCTGTTGCACGGCCATCCGCAAAGCCACCTGATCTGGCACCGCGTGGCGCCCGAGCTGGCCGACCACTTCACGGTGATCGCCACCGACCTGCGCGGTTACGGCAGCAGCGCCGCGCCGCCCGGCAATGCCGGCCACGAGCGCTACAGCAAGCGCACCATGGCGCAGGACCAGGTGGCGCTGATGGCGGCCCTCGGCTACCCGCGCTTCGCACTGTGCGGCCATGACCGCGGCGCGCGCGTCTCGCACCGGCTTTGCCTGGACCATCCCGAGGCGGTCAGCCGCGCCATGCTGCTCGACATCGCGCCGACGCTGGCCATGTACGAGCGCACCAGCATGGCCTTTGCCGCCGCCTATTGGCACTGGTTCTTCCTGATCCAGCCGGCGCCGTTCCCCGAGACCCTGATCAACGCCGAGCCGGACTTCTACATCCAGAAACTGATGGGGCTGCGCCATGCCGGCCTGGCGGCGTTCGCCCCCGACGCGATGGCGGCTTACACCGCGGCGATGCGCGACCCGGCGCGCGTCCATGCCATGTGCGAGGACTATCGCGCCGCCGCCACCATCGACCTCGAGCACGATCGCGCCGACCGCGAGGCCGGGCGTCGCCTGGCGCTGCCGCTGCGCGTGCTGTGGGGCGAGCACGGCGTGGTGGCGCGCTGCTTCGAGCCGCTGGCGCTATGGCAGGAAGTGGCCGCCGACGTAAGCGGACGCGCGCTGCCCTGCGGCCATTACATCCCCGAGGAAGCCCCTGAGCCGCTGCTGGAGGAAATGCTCGGTTTCTTCCGCTAG
- a CDS encoding tripartite tricarboxylate transporter substrate-binding protein, translating to MKRVAKTIAAALAISAMGLAAGAYAQEFPGGKPISAVVPFSAGGPTDKVSRELTAIMSKHLGATIVIENLGGAGGTIGAKKVAQAKNDGHTVLIHHIGMATAPALYRNLGFDPLKDFEMVGEIADVPMILVGNKQLPPNSFKELLPYIKANAAKLSLANAGIGSASHLCGLLFQSALQTELTTVPYKGAAPALTDILGGQVNLLCDQTTNLAGHLKAHSVKPYAAMQAKRVEAFKDVPTAAEQGMPNVEVKVWHAMYAPKGTPKPVIDKLSAALQKAVADPAFRAKMAELGAEAVPAQRATPDSLRTFLGAEINKWTPVIKKAGVYAD from the coding sequence ATGAAACGAGTGGCAAAGACGATCGCGGCCGCGCTGGCAATCAGCGCGATGGGCCTGGCGGCAGGCGCGTATGCGCAGGAATTCCCGGGCGGCAAGCCCATTTCGGCCGTGGTGCCGTTCTCGGCCGGCGGCCCGACCGACAAGGTTTCGCGCGAGTTGACCGCAATCATGTCCAAGCACCTCGGCGCAACCATCGTGATCGAAAACCTGGGCGGCGCCGGTGGCACCATCGGTGCCAAAAAGGTGGCGCAGGCCAAGAACGACGGCCATACCGTGCTGATCCACCATATCGGCATGGCCACGGCGCCGGCGCTGTACCGCAATCTGGGCTTCGATCCGCTGAAGGACTTCGAGATGGTCGGTGAAATCGCCGACGTGCCGATGATCCTGGTCGGCAACAAGCAGCTGCCGCCGAACAGCTTCAAGGAGCTGCTGCCGTACATCAAGGCCAACGCCGCCAAGCTGTCGCTGGCCAATGCCGGCATCGGCTCGGCCTCGCACCTGTGCGGCCTGCTGTTCCAGAGCGCGCTCCAGACCGAGCTGACCACCGTGCCATACAAGGGCGCGGCGCCGGCGCTGACGGATATCCTGGGCGGCCAGGTCAACCTGCTGTGCGACCAGACCACCAACCTGGCGGGACACCTGAAGGCCCACTCGGTCAAGCCGTACGCCGCCATGCAGGCGAAACGCGTGGAAGCGTTCAAGGACGTCCCGACCGCGGCCGAGCAAGGCATGCCGAATGTGGAAGTAAAGGTCTGGCACGCCATGTACGCGCCGAAGGGCACGCCCAAGCCGGTGATCGACAAGCTGTCGGCGGCGCTGCAGAAGGCCGTGGCCGACCCGGCGTTCCGCGCCAAGATGGCCGAGCTGGGCGCCGAGGCCGTGCCGGCGCAGCGCGCCACGCCGGATTCGCTGCGCACCTTCCTGGGCGCCGAAATCAACAAGTGGACCCCGGTGATCAAGAAGGCCGGCGTGTACGCGGACTGA
- the hslV gene encoding ATP-dependent protease subunit HslV: MEQYHGTTIVSVRRGNQVALGGDGQVTLGNIVMKGTARKVRRIYNGKVLVGFAGSTADAFSLLDRFEAKLEKYQGNLTRAAVDLAKDWRSDRALRRLEAMLITADRDTTLVITGNGDVLDPEGGIAAIGSGGAYAQSAAKALMENTEMAPKDVVEKALTIAGELCIYTNTNFVIETLE; this comes from the coding sequence ATGGAACAGTATCACGGCACTACCATCGTCAGCGTCCGCCGCGGCAATCAGGTCGCGCTGGGCGGTGATGGTCAGGTCACGCTCGGCAATATCGTGATGAAGGGCACCGCGCGCAAGGTGCGCCGCATCTACAACGGCAAGGTGCTGGTCGGCTTTGCCGGCAGCACCGCCGACGCCTTCTCGCTGCTGGACCGCTTCGAGGCCAAGCTGGAGAAATACCAGGGCAACCTGACCCGCGCCGCGGTCGACCTCGCCAAGGACTGGCGCTCGGACCGCGCGCTGCGCCGGCTGGAGGCCATGCTGATCACCGCCGACCGCGATACCACGCTGGTCATCACCGGCAACGGCGACGTGCTGGACCCCGAGGGCGGCATCGCCGCGATCGGCTCGGGCGGCGCGTATGCGCAGTCGGCGGCCAAGGCGCTGATGGAGAACACCGAGATGGCGCCGAAGGATGTGGTCGAGAAGGCGCTGACCATCGCCGGCGAGCTCTGCATCTACACCAACACCAACTTCGTCATCGAGACGCTGGAATAA
- the hslU gene encoding ATP-dependent protease ATPase subunit HslU, with translation MSHTMTPSEIVSELDKHIIGQNKAKKAVAVALRNRWRRQQVAEPLRQEITPKNILMIGPTGVGKTEIARRLAKLADAPFIKIEATKFTEVGYVGRDVDTIVRDLAEMAIKQTRESEMKKVRTKAEDAAEDRLLDVLLPPPRDIGFSQPEEKDSNTRQVFRKKLREGQLDDKDIELEVSAGMPSMDIMGPPGMEDMTEQIRSMFAGLGQGKKARRKMKVKEAFKLLIDEEAAKLVNDEELKHKAIANVEQNGIVFLDEIDKIASRSDIGGGEVSRQGVQRDLLPLVEGTTVNTKYGMIKTDHILFIASGAFHLSKPSDLIPELQGRFPIRVELESLSVQDFEAILTQTDASLTKQYQALLSTEEVNLVFAPDGIRRLAEIAFSVNEKVENIGARRLYTVMERLLEDLSFHASKSSGETVTIDAAYVDQRLGDLAGNEDLSRYVL, from the coding sequence ATGTCGCACACCATGACCCCGTCGGAAATCGTTTCCGAACTCGACAAGCACATCATCGGCCAGAACAAGGCCAAGAAGGCCGTGGCGGTGGCGCTGCGCAACCGCTGGCGCCGCCAGCAGGTGGCCGAGCCGCTGCGCCAGGAAATCACCCCCAAGAACATCCTGATGATCGGGCCGACCGGCGTCGGCAAGACCGAGATCGCGCGGCGCCTGGCCAAGCTGGCCGATGCGCCCTTCATCAAGATCGAGGCGACCAAGTTTACCGAGGTGGGCTATGTCGGCCGCGATGTCGACACCATCGTGCGCGACCTCGCCGAGATGGCAATCAAGCAGACGCGCGAATCCGAGATGAAGAAGGTGCGCACCAAGGCCGAGGACGCCGCCGAAGACCGCCTGCTCGACGTGCTGCTGCCGCCGCCGCGCGACATCGGCTTCTCGCAGCCGGAAGAGAAGGATTCCAACACGCGCCAGGTGTTCCGCAAGAAGCTGCGTGAAGGCCAGCTCGACGACAAGGACATCGAGCTCGAGGTCTCCGCCGGCATGCCGAGCATGGACATCATGGGCCCGCCGGGCATGGAAGACATGACCGAGCAGATCCGCTCGATGTTCGCCGGCCTGGGCCAGGGCAAGAAGGCGCGCCGCAAGATGAAGGTCAAGGAAGCCTTCAAGCTGCTGATCGACGAAGAGGCCGCCAAGCTGGTCAACGACGAGGAGCTCAAGCACAAGGCCATCGCCAACGTCGAGCAGAACGGCATCGTGTTCCTGGACGAGATCGACAAGATCGCCAGCCGCAGCGATATCGGTGGCGGCGAGGTCTCGCGCCAGGGCGTGCAGCGCGACCTGCTGCCGCTGGTCGAAGGCACCACGGTGAACACCAAGTACGGCATGATCAAGACCGACCATATCCTGTTCATCGCCTCGGGCGCGTTCCACCTGTCCAAGCCGAGCGACCTGATCCCCGAACTGCAGGGCCGCTTCCCGATCCGCGTGGAACTGGAGTCGCTGTCGGTGCAGGACTTCGAGGCCATCCTGACGCAGACCGACGCCAGCCTGACCAAGCAGTACCAGGCGCTGCTCAGCACCGAAGAGGTCAACCTGGTGTTCGCGCCGGACGGCATCCGCAGGCTTGCCGAGATCGCGTTCTCGGTCAACGAGAAGGTCGAGAACATCGGCGCGCGCCGGCTCTACACGGTGATGGAGCGGCTGCTGGAGGACCTGTCGTTCCACGCCAGCAAGTCGTCCGGCGAGACCGTGACCATCGATGCGGCGTACGTGGACCAAAGGCTGGGCGACCTGGCCGGCAACGAGGATCTGTCGCGCTACGTGCTGTAA
- a CDS encoding response regulator transcription factor translates to MNEAFTPVPEATAPAGTPFLVIDDDEVFAGTLARALTRRGYAVAVAHDGRTALALAARTDFAYVTLDLHLEPPPAAGSTAPAESGLQLVAPLRQALPDARILILTGYASIATAVAAVKQGADEYLAKPANVDSILTALMAGVSEDAAQAALEEPVPLSVARLEWEHIQRVLAEHGGNISATARALNMHRRTLQRKLGKRPVSR, encoded by the coding sequence ATGAACGAAGCCTTCACCCCGGTACCCGAAGCCACCGCACCGGCCGGCACGCCCTTCCTGGTGATCGACGACGACGAAGTCTTTGCCGGCACGCTGGCGCGCGCGCTGACGCGCCGTGGCTATGCCGTGGCGGTGGCGCACGACGGCCGCACCGCGCTGGCGCTGGCGGCGCGCACCGACTTTGCCTATGTCACGCTGGACCTGCACCTGGAGCCGCCGCCCGCAGCCGGCAGCACCGCGCCCGCCGAGTCCGGGCTGCAACTGGTGGCGCCGCTGCGCCAGGCGTTGCCCGACGCGCGCATCCTGATCCTGACCGGCTACGCCAGCATCGCCACCGCGGTGGCGGCGGTCAAGCAGGGTGCCGACGAATACCTGGCCAAGCCGGCCAATGTCGATTCGATCCTGACCGCGCTGATGGCGGGCGTGTCCGAGGACGCGGCGCAGGCCGCGCTGGAAGAGCCGGTGCCGCTGTCGGTGGCGCGGCTGGAGTGGGAGCATATCCAGCGCGTGCTGGCCGAGCATGGCGGCAATATCTCCGCCACCGCGCGGGCGCTGAACATGCACCGGCGCACCCTGCAGCGCAAGCTGGGCAAGCGGCCGGTATCACGCTGA
- a CDS encoding ATP-binding protein produces the protein MRPAPAMTRLPDFPFLSPLPAGRSARHGQVTLRRLFWLRWALLGGQALTVLVCEPIAGIRLPYTPLLVVLGLQALFNLLTGLRLRQHTRRNSAPGEAELMGQLLVDLTALSAILFYTGGATNPFVSFYLPGLAIAAAILPWRQVIALALYALACYTVLLIEYVPLDLHNPDNAVTYHLAGMWLNFVASAVMIALFVARLSGVLRQREAQLNLAREQLLREARVEDLNGQAAAVAHEIGTPLATLAVIAGELRADASDPGRGAAAISGYLPDLQTMEQQLALCRSTLARLREDPATLAPQRIDGWLPAFAERWQLRHPNASLQAAATPGAGAQSVETARVGQILTILLDNAARSQQAAGRAAQPLQLQIAMAPGNTAPWLSFRVADHGDGIPEALRGQLGETPVASQHGGQGIGLYLAQSAARQMGGELAWHDRPGGGTVAELRLPALSTLSASAAPAATVPSAL, from the coding sequence ATGCGCCCCGCCCCAGCCATGACCCGCCTGCCCGACTTCCCCTTCCTGTCGCCCCTGCCGGCCGGCAGGTCGGCGCGCCATGGCCAGGTCACGCTGCGCCGGCTGTTCTGGCTGCGCTGGGCGCTGCTGGGCGGGCAGGCGCTGACCGTGCTGGTGTGCGAGCCGATTGCCGGCATCCGCCTGCCTTACACGCCGCTGCTGGTGGTGCTGGGCCTGCAGGCGCTGTTCAACCTGCTCACCGGCCTGCGGCTGCGCCAGCACACGCGGCGCAACAGCGCCCCCGGCGAGGCCGAGCTGATGGGCCAGCTGCTGGTGGACCTGACCGCACTGTCGGCGATCCTGTTCTATACCGGCGGTGCCACCAACCCGTTCGTCTCGTTCTACCTGCCGGGGCTGGCCATCGCCGCGGCCATCCTGCCGTGGCGCCAGGTGATCGCGCTGGCGCTGTACGCGCTGGCCTGCTACACGGTGCTGCTGATCGAATACGTGCCGCTGGACCTGCACAACCCGGACAACGCGGTGACCTACCACCTCGCCGGCATGTGGCTGAATTTTGTCGCGAGCGCGGTGATGATCGCGCTGTTCGTGGCGCGACTGTCGGGCGTGCTGCGCCAGCGCGAAGCGCAGCTGAACCTGGCGCGCGAGCAGCTGCTGCGCGAAGCGCGCGTCGAAGACCTGAACGGCCAGGCCGCCGCGGTCGCGCATGAAATCGGCACGCCGCTGGCAACGCTGGCGGTGATTGCCGGCGAGCTGCGCGCCGATGCCTCCGACCCCGGCCGCGGCGCCGCCGCCATCAGCGGTTATCTGCCCGATCTGCAGACCATGGAGCAGCAACTGGCGCTGTGCCGCTCGACGCTGGCGCGGCTGCGGGAAGACCCGGCCACGCTGGCGCCGCAGCGCATCGATGGCTGGCTGCCGGCGTTTGCAGAACGCTGGCAGCTGCGCCACCCCAATGCCAGCCTGCAGGCCGCGGCCACGCCGGGCGCCGGCGCCCAGTCGGTGGAAACCGCGCGCGTGGGCCAGATCCTGACCATCCTGCTGGACAACGCCGCACGCAGCCAGCAGGCCGCGGGACGCGCCGCGCAGCCGCTGCAGCTGCAGATCGCCATGGCCCCGGGCAACACCGCGCCGTGGCTGTCGTTCCGCGTCGCCGACCACGGCGACGGCATCCCCGAAGCGCTGCGCGGCCAGCTCGGCGAAACCCCGGTGGCCAGCCAGCACGGCGGCCAGGGCATCGGCCTGTACCTGGCGCAAAGCGCCGCCCGGCAGATGGGCGGCGAACTCGCCTGGCATGACCGCCCCGGCGGCGGCACCGTTGCCGAACTGCGCCTGCCTGCCCTTTCCACGCTTTCCGCATCGGCGGCCCCGGCCGCGACCGTGCCCTCTGCCTTATGA
- a CDS encoding copper chaperone PCu(A)C, whose protein sequence is MQAKFRPATLAASFALAATLASGAALAQVDVSNAWVRGTVPTQTASGAFMVLHAHQDAKLVGVSSPVASAELHEMKMEGNVMRMRPLKSLDLPKMQNVELKPGGYHVMLMDLKGQLKPGDTVPITLKIEQGGKVVEQKVTAEVRSMVPAAASGGHAGHGDHKH, encoded by the coding sequence ATGCAAGCCAAGTTCCGTCCGGCCACGCTGGCCGCTTCCTTCGCCCTGGCCGCCACGCTGGCCTCGGGTGCCGCGCTGGCCCAGGTCGATGTCAGCAACGCCTGGGTGCGCGGCACGGTGCCGACCCAGACCGCTTCCGGCGCTTTCATGGTGCTGCACGCGCACCAGGACGCGAAGCTGGTCGGCGTGTCGTCGCCGGTGGCGTCTGCCGAGCTGCACGAGATGAAGATGGAAGGCAACGTGATGCGCATGCGCCCGCTCAAGTCGCTGGACCTGCCCAAGATGCAGAACGTCGAACTGAAGCCGGGCGGCTACCACGTGATGCTGATGGACCTGAAGGGCCAGCTCAAGCCCGGCGATACCGTGCCCATCACGCTGAAGATCGAGCAGGGCGGCAAGGTGGTCGAGCAGAAGGTCACGGCCGAAGTGCGCAGCATGGTGCCGGCTGCCGCCAGCGGCGGCCACGCCGGCCACGGCGACCACAAGCACTGA
- a CDS encoding LysR family transcriptional regulator yields MNSLRGIDLNLLVVLEALLAERHISRAALRLHLSQPAVSHALGRLRQLLDDPILVRGKGGLVLSARAHELSGPLAEALAQVRILLGPSGFQPVTARRSFRLAMSDYGALVVLPRLLRAVRKAAPNIDLVVSQASREGMTAQVADGEIDMALGVFSHQPEGVQSAELFRESYACAVDAATVRDTGRLDQVAYLARSHVLVATHSERMDAIDTAVAKLGGRRKIACVVPHWSVAPALIAGTNLVLTTARRSLAALEDDPRYAVFAPPFALDDFTFSMIWHQRTEADPAHAWLRERVLAAASSPAADEPISLRG; encoded by the coding sequence ATGAATAGCCTACGCGGAATCGACCTCAACCTGCTGGTGGTGCTGGAAGCGCTGCTGGCGGAGCGCCACATCTCCCGCGCCGCACTGCGGCTGCACCTGAGCCAGCCGGCGGTCAGCCATGCGCTCGGGCGGCTGCGGCAGCTGCTGGACGACCCGATCCTGGTGCGCGGCAAGGGCGGGCTGGTGCTGAGCGCGCGCGCGCACGAGCTGTCGGGCCCGCTCGCCGAGGCGCTGGCGCAGGTGCGTATCCTGCTGGGGCCGAGCGGCTTCCAGCCGGTCACCGCGCGGCGCAGCTTCCGGCTGGCGATGTCCGACTACGGCGCGCTGGTAGTGCTGCCGCGGCTGCTGCGCGCGGTGCGCAAGGCCGCGCCCAATATCGACCTGGTGGTGTCGCAGGCCAGCCGCGAAGGCATGACCGCGCAAGTGGCCGACGGCGAGATCGACATGGCGCTGGGGGTGTTCAGCCACCAGCCCGAAGGCGTGCAATCCGCCGAGCTGTTCCGCGAAAGCTATGCCTGCGCGGTCGATGCCGCCACCGTGCGCGATACCGGCCGGCTCGACCAGGTGGCCTACCTGGCGCGCTCGCACGTGCTGGTGGCCACCCACAGCGAACGCATGGATGCCATCGACACCGCCGTGGCAAAGCTGGGGGGACGGCGCAAGATCGCCTGCGTGGTGCCGCACTGGAGCGTGGCGCCGGCGCTGATCGCCGGGACCAACCTGGTGCTGACCACGGCGCGGCGCAGCCTGGCCGCGCTCGAGGACGACCCGCGCTACGCCGTGTTCGCGCCGCCGTTCGCGCTGGACGACTTTACCTTCAGCATGATCTGGCACCAGCGCACCGAGGCCGATCCCGCCCACGCCTGGTTGCGCGAGCGGGTGCTGGCGGCGGCGTCGAGCCCCGCAGCGGACGAGCCTATCAGCCTGCGCGGCTGA
- a CDS encoding DMT family transporter, which translates to MSGIQQSFSIPASLWLPLGTAVLAGAAIPFQAGANATLGRMLGHPLSATLVSLLVSLVALLPVLWLMRVPLPSPAALAQAPAWLWSGGVLGVFYISAALIMAPRLGAAGFIAAVVAGQVLAALLVDQFGLAGFAVRALTPARLAGAALIVAGMLALQWDRGAATAPARQPAAGSGTEPGVASGA; encoded by the coding sequence ATGTCAGGCATCCAGCAGTCTTTTTCGATCCCGGCCTCGCTGTGGCTGCCGCTTGGCACCGCCGTGCTGGCCGGTGCCGCGATCCCGTTCCAGGCCGGGGCCAACGCCACGCTCGGGCGCATGCTCGGCCACCCGCTCTCGGCCACGCTGGTGTCGCTGCTGGTCAGCCTGGTGGCGCTGCTGCCGGTGCTGTGGCTGATGCGGGTGCCGCTGCCGTCGCCGGCGGCGCTGGCGCAGGCGCCGGCCTGGCTCTGGAGTGGCGGGGTGCTGGGGGTGTTCTATATCTCGGCCGCGCTGATCATGGCGCCCCGGCTGGGCGCCGCCGGCTTTATTGCCGCGGTGGTCGCCGGCCAGGTGCTGGCGGCACTGCTGGTGGACCAGTTCGGCCTGGCCGGGTTTGCGGTGCGCGCGCTGACGCCGGCGCGGCTGGCCGGCGCCGCGCTGATCGTCGCCGGCATGCTGGCGCTGCAATGGGACCGCGGTGCGGCGACCGCTCCGGCGCGTCAGCCGGCCGCCGGATCGGGTACGGAACCGGGGGTGGCGTCCGGCGCCTGA
- a CDS encoding cysteine-rich CWC family protein produces the protein MSDASAVLTGQLRPVEHCIRCGAGFVCGYVAGLPACWCASQPLLPARQIVPGQRCLCPVCLAARHEADQAPDATPGSVPDPAAG, from the coding sequence ATGAGCGATGCCAGCGCGGTGCTGACCGGCCAGTTGCGCCCGGTCGAACATTGCATCCGCTGCGGCGCCGGCTTTGTCTGCGGCTACGTGGCCGGGCTGCCGGCGTGCTGGTGCGCCAGCCAGCCGCTGCTGCCGGCGCGGCAGATCGTGCCGGGCCAGCGCTGCCTGTGCCCGGTCTGCCTGGCTGCCCGGCACGAGGCCGATCAGGCGCCGGACGCCACCCCCGGTTCCGTACCCGATCCGGCGGCCGGCTGA